GCGGGGGCCGAGGGCTCTGCGAGCGGGGCTGGAgctgcgggggctgcagggctctccTCTGCACGATGCTCGGCCCCTGTGGCGATGCCCTCCTTTTATCCCCGGCCGCTGGGCGGGCGCAGGgtttcaaggaaagaagaggggTGCATCATACCGGGAAAATTATGTCAGGATCGCCCAGTTTTGCTGAGCTGGAGAAGGCAAGGAAACCGCAGAAGCAGAAGTACCGGCCACGGAGCTGCCACTTTCAGATTCCATTTGGGTGCCCGGTGGGGACCGGCCAGAGCCCAAACCCCCACGACAGCGACCCCGCCGCTGCTGCAAGGACCCCCCGGGCCACGAGGCAGGCTGGGGCACGAAGCTGCGTGGCCAGAGCCCTGCTGGCAATCCCAAGCAGGCAGCCGTGAAGCCACAGCAGCAAGCCCCAGGCAGGGATTTGCTTTGCAACAGCCCCAGCAGCGTCACCgtggcgggcggctgcggggctgctctgcgGACGgacagcccggcccagcccaggtGCCCTGGCACGGACACCCCCAGCCACTGCCGCTGGTGCTGGCAGAAAACCACTGCCGGGAGTCAAATCCCAGCTTATCTGAGCCCTGATGTGACCCCTGTTTTCTCCTGCCGTGTTTACATTCTCTCACTCCAACTCTCGTCAGCACAAGATATTTTATTAAACCCGTCAAGGGACATACAGTAGTGTGAAGGTAGCgaaggcaggggaggggacggAGCGGGCTCCATAACTTAACGAGATGAGAACATACAGATACAGGatgcaaataaataaagcttATATGGAAGGCAGCTTCATGTGGAGCTGCTGGTTGACTCCTTCTGCTGCTGGTACTGCTGGAACCAGCCCTCCTCTGGGTCCACACAGTACTTCTTCCCCTTCAGCAGCTCCACGctgtggggggagagaggggctgtGTTAGCTGGGGGGTGCAGGATCCGGCTGTTCCCTGggcctcccctgccagcctggggacgCCTGCAGCGTCCTGCTCCCCACATCCCCCGAAAGTGCTGACTTTTAGCAATCTCTGAAAGTTCAGCTTCCTTCCCATTTTTCTGGCTGGCAGCTGAAACGGGATTTTGGGGCTTTATGGGATAAAGCAGTGAGGAGAGAGGTGCATGTGAAGAGCCAGGGCAGGACACCCCCACCCACGGCACCCTTTGGGGATGGCTTGCTTTGGAGGATCCCTGAAGGCAGAAGAACCGGTAAGGAAGGTGGGCAAGTGAGGGTGAGGAGTGGGCTGCCAGGGAGGAAGGCTTGGTGGGGGCTGGGGGTACTCACCGCACGGCCTTGCGGGAGCAGTGGGAAGGTGTCTTCTCGTAGCTCCTGATGAAGGAGGCAGGGATCTTCTGCCGGATGAACATCTCCTTGTAGCAGCATGCACCATAGGGGCTGCGGACTGAGAGGAGGCGAGAAGGGTTGGTGCTCTCCCATGCCTGGCCCTGGGGactctcctgctccctcccactACGAGGGGTCCCCTCTTGCATCCCCAGTGGTTCTGCTTTGCCCCAGGGTAGGAGCCCCCCGTTTCCCTGCCCGCAGGGGGTTATTACTGAGCTCCCCAGCCGGAGTGCCAGGGCTGAAGCCATCCCCAAGCCTGTTTTTACTCATTTTGAACAAGACCAGGACAGCCCCATGCTCAGGCAGCTGGCAATGCTCCTCAGGCCCCTAAACCCATGGCAGAAGCAGGAGTTGAAGCTCTCGTCCCCCTCCGTGACCCCCCAAAACACTGTCAGTGGAGGATCTGGGGACGGCATTGGGGCAGCCGTAGGGAAAGGCTCGGCGTCAGTACTTACAGGAGACGCCTTGGCTTCCAGTCCAGAGAGCCACCAGCAGCAGGGTGAGCAGGACCAAGGAGAAGACCTTCATGTCCAACCCGGGGCTTGGTCAGCGCCAACAGCTCTTGCAGACTCGGGGCCACCGAGAGCtacctgcctctcctgcctgcacctcagCATAATATACCCCCCGGCCACGCTTTCCATGACAGCTCTGGACTCTCCCCGGGGAAAGAACTGCCTGGAGAGATAGGTAAATAGCAACCAGTGAATGGAAATTCCTTCTCCCGGCCCCTCCAGCCTCTGCGGTACCCGAGGGCTGCTGGAAAGTGTGGTGAGCAGCCGACAGCTCTGCACCGCTGGTGATGCGCTGCGGCTGGCAGTCTATTTTAGGTTTGATTGTTGCTGCCGGCAAACCACACAGGATGATGCTCGCGCTTACCAAAGCCCCAggcaagtttattttcaaaaacgaCCCATTGTCAGCTTGGCTGCGCCGCCTCTCTTGCAATTTTGCACGGGGGTGAGTGGCTCAACAGTGGCCGGGCTCACCTCAGCCCATCCTGAGACCCATCGCTGGGTGCCCATCATGGTGACCGCGCTCATCATGGTGCCTGTCACAGTGGCGGTGCCCATCACATCTCCTCGTGGCATCCCAGGAGCGTGGGCTGTCAGTGGGGCCTGACCAGGCATCCCCAAGGGGCAGCTCTGATTGAATTTGGGCCAGGGGTATCCACTCGTTAGGATGGCTGACGAGGAGCATGGGAAGCCCCCTCCTCGAGGGCTGTGCCGGCCTCTTGCCCCTCTCACTGGTGGCTTCCCCGAAGCCCGCATGGACATGGTTTGGCCCCATGCACATCCTGGACCCCCTTGCAGAGACATGGTTGGGGCTTCGGCTCTTCCCAGCTCTTCGCTGACCCCAGCACTTATGGATGTGGTTTAACACCCGGGCAAGAAAGCCGGCAGCAGGATCTGCCCGCTCCCAAGACACTTGCACAGCCAGATGTTTGCATGCGTGAGATCACGTTTAATTCTGTTCAGTGCGTTGTACAAAAAATAAGTGTGGAGCTGCTCCCCCTTAacccctctgctgctgccaggccaGAGAGCGCAGCCTCAGAcacgctgctgctgcctgcaaggggtacaggcagctgcctgcctgcaaagcagggctgagagcacaggggctggcagctggtctggaccccagcaccctgcgggGTCGGCACACCCCATCCTGGTGGGATGCTGGGGATGGCAAAGGCCTTCAGAGAGGTGGTGAGGATCGTCACAGTGTGATGGGGAGGATGTCCCCGACGAGCTGCTATATCCAAATGTGGTGTCCCCAAAGCCACCTCTGCAAAGGGGTTGCCTACACGGTGTCCCGTCCCCCGTGGAGGGGACTCCCCCCGCTGCCTCCGGCCGCCCCGCTAGCTGGGGATGGAAAAGGAGCTGACTTGGAAGCTCTGCTGGTACCTCTTCACCCAGGCCCTGCTCGGCTGGGCGCAGATCTCTCTCCCGCTCCTCACCCTGAAGCTGGGGCAGAGAAAAGACTGGGTTAGCAGGGTGATGGTATGGGGACCCCAGCACTGAGTTTCTGAGGAGCTTGGAGGCACAGAGGATCAAGATCAGACCCACCAAAGCAAGGCACGGGCTCTGGCAGGGCCTAGAGGTGCTTTACCCCCAGGGCTGGGTTTGGGGTACTCACATCACAGCCTGGTGCGGGCACTCGGGGCTGGTGGGGTAGCAGGCGACGACGTTGTCTCTCTTGATCCTTCTCGTCTGGAAGTTGAAGCAGCATTTGTCCGGCACAGCTGGGGCTCCTGGGGGCACAGCGCAAGCTTGGCTTAGCATGGAGACCCCCACCTCCCATCTCAGCCCTCCCTCCATGGGCACGgcggctctttggggggagcctCCCTGCACCCCATACACGAAGCAAACccgtccccccagccctgggggctgtCTCTGTCCCCCAGCCCGCGGGGACGGAGTGGGTGGCAGTGCTCACTCTGAGCCAGGCTCTGGCAGCACAGcacggcgaggaggaggagggcgcaGACCACCCCGGCTGCCTTCGCCATgccgggctgcgggagggctGCTCGGTGGTGCCGGAGCAGAGCTGCCGACTGCCGGGGTCAGGGCTGCCGGGCTGCTTTTATgagggagcagcggggctggcttCCCCCAGGGCCAGCAGttgtgtggggagggggagcatCTGGTTCCGTGCCACGTCCCAAAGCACAGCGGGTGAGCAATACTcatcccctcccagcacagccctgggaagGGAAAAATCTGCTCCTGGGCTGTGCTTTTGGCCCCCAGTGGGCTTGGGATTTTTCCTGAGCTCCTGCCTCCAGCATTAGGGCCAGCGGCTGGATGTCTCTCAAAGTGTGGCTCCGCACCCCTGTCCCCTGGGCAGGCTGCGTGCCCCATGGCAGGAGCCCCAGGGCAGGCGAGAGGGTCTGGGCATCTCCCTTGGATGGGACCAGGGCTGGGCTCAGCACCCTGCAGGGTCCCCAGCAGCCGCACGCACTCCCCACGGTGCACGTCCTCCCCCTGCGCCACAAAGTTTTGCATCCTATCGCTTTGCATCCCAGCCCAGGGGACAAACGGCCAAATAACCCCCCCTaaaaaaagccagagagaaaCAGCTTCTGTCTGGTTGCACCAGGCATGTACACGTGCtagttttgggggtgtttggggcCCGTCAGGGGTGGGAGAGGCTGGGCAGACGGCTCCGCTTCCCTTCCTCCGGCACCGAAGCAGCAGCTCATGTTCTTGGTCGTGCTGAGCTGGGAAAGGCAGAGGCCAGTTTCGGCTTCCCCAGCGGATTTTGCCTGGCCGCAGCTGTCCAAaaagccccctctccccccagccccagcaaatCCCGGGGCACGTCCCAGCTGCTAGCAGCTGGCGGAtggtgggaagcagcagagagatgcaGACGCAcatccctgccagcccagctgtgcGGGCAGCCACGTCCCGccgcgcggggctggggacactgatGGCACCCTGCCGGCGTTTTGCCCACCCTGGGCTGCAGCGCAGCCCCGCCGTGGAGACCTGGCTGGGGAGGGCATGGGGTGCTGGTCCAAGCAGGGACCTGCCCCGATGGGAACAGGGGCCACCTCCACGGTGGGACCGCGCGTGTCCCTCCACGTGCTCTTCTCCAAAGCCATTTCCCAGAAATCGGCCTCCATTTTTTGGGGCACGTGTGCTGGGTAACAGCGGGGTGCAGCAAGCGGGGCTGGGCGATGCCCCGGGGCTGGCGAGTGCAGACAAGGGGGGTGGTGTTTCCGTGccctgctggcagagcagagcaccttccCATCACCACCCCAACTCCCATTTAATCTCTCCTCGGGGAGACCCCGGGGAGCGGAGGAAAGCAAATTATTGTGGTCCTGATCCAGCGCAGCTGCCTGGCTTGCCTTTCCCTTCCTGGATCCATCCTTCCCAGATCCATCCTTCCCCTCTTAGCCCCCTTCTTACCCCCACGCTCCGAGGACCACCTGGCCCAGCTGTGGTAACTGTGGCCTCCTAAGGGTAGAAAATATTCCCTGcaataagaaaatgaaacagaagcacaaggaaaacaaaagagggtTTATTGGACTGGGGAAGGCCCCTTTTGAAGACTGCCATGCAAAACGCTGGGATACATCAGCCCGGGGAATTCCAGGGATGATGTTCCTGGCACCTGCAGCATCCCTCCGGCCCAAGCCCTGGTGCTGGCGCCTGCCCCATGGGGCGAGTGGACCCTGCGGACGGGGGATTTTGGAGCACGGGAAATTTTCAGCTCTGGTTGGGCCCCTGGAGCTGGCAGCCCCTGAGCACCCCGGGGTCCCGAGGGCTCGCCTGTGTCTCAGGAGGAATatccccctttcccctccccgcATCGGCCGGGACGGGGCTTTACTGGGTTTGCACAGACCTGGCACCAGAGCTGGCGACGTCCATGGGGGCTCAGAGGGGCCAGAGGCAAAATCAGGTGCTCCTGCGGCTCTTGATGAATTTAGGAGACACTGATCTTCACCCCCCTCCGGTTCATCAGCTCTCCCATGTCTGATGCAGAGAAGGGCATGGGACTCACTGCTGTGATGAGTGGATCCAGTCTCTGCTCTGGTGGTGGCCCTGCGGGTGCCCCGGTCCCACATGTGGTCTGGGCTGAAAAAcacccttttcctccctttcttcccctgttTCATGGGGCACCCCTTGCCAGCACTCACAGCTCTGGCTCTGGGCTTGGCCGGAGAGAGTGCTGAGGAGCTGAGCCGCTGGGGATAGGCCACCAGCCTCCGTCTCCACCTGCCCCCTCTCTCAGGGCCGCGGCGTGGGGtcctggggctctgccagcactTAGATAGGCATTTTATCACCCTTTCTTGCTGGGAAATCCCATGGGTGGGGAAATCCCTCTGGGAAATGCAGGGGATATAGGTGAGGGACCCCAGGAAATGCTGCCTCATCCCTACATCCCTCCCACCACCCCTGGTGTGGTGGGAGCACCGGGGGGGAGAagggctgagccctgcagggGTGGTGGGAGGTGCTGGCGCCTGCAAAACATATGGGACAgatcctgcttctgctgccaaaAGCGAATctgggggctggcagaggcatTTGGGACCCCGCTGGGGGCTGAGCTCTAATTGCCCCCTCCAAAAAATTTGCAGGGTCTGCAAAGGGTCTCCAAATCTCCCACTCCTGGGGGGAGATTGGAGATCTCCCACTCCTGGGGGGGGACAAGGATGTCCCGATCCCACCGGCCCCGGGGAGCAGTGGTGGATGCTGTGGCCCCGGCCACCCCCTGGCCGCCCCATGGCTGCCCCACGCGGGTGTTGCTCCCCACGGCTTCTCCACACCCctgaacagaaagcaaagtaGCTCCTGGGGAAACCACCACCTCCGCCGGGAGCGTGCCGGTGCTTCCTCGCTCTCCGTACTCAGAACCGGCCCCAGCCTCGTCTCGCAGCGTGCTGTGTTGCTGGGGCTGCCAGCGAGAGCTGCCGGGGCAGGACGAGCGCTGCCGGGCGGCACAGCCCCCCTGGAAATGCCACTCGCCCCTGGGTGAGAGTCGCTTTTGCAGCCGTGTTTGCAGATGCTTTATTGATACTGCGGCGCTTCTCCTCGTTTCAACTGATCGATAACCCCCGGGGAGGAAGATCTAAGTGCAGTGCCCGCAGGACgggacagctgctgcagctggggcagccgAAGTCATGAATGTGATCAAAGCAGCTTTGCCAGGTCAGGTCTTTTCTATAAAGGATTTGTTTGATTTATTCTTCTCCCTTTTAGATCTCTCTCTCAGTTGGGTCAGCTTTTCCGTTACCTTGCCAGGGCTGATGGTGACATAACCACTAAATACACACCCTGAGTgtgctgtttccttttttaaggtCCTTGCCTGGCCCCGGCCACCCGGGACTTCCCGAGCAGCTTGCATAGATGGTTTAAATTGATATAGGTCCACCCTCGCCTGTCCCCAGGAAGAGGTGGCTCATAGTTCCCCCCACAACCACCACCCACgcccctgcagagcccagctggctccTACCCAGATGCCATCACCTTCCCCAAAAAGCAGCggaggtggttttatttttgtccaaGGCTGGAAAACCCAGTGGGGATCTGCATCCCACCCCCAAAGCTGCTCACCTGGGTGGGAGTGGGTTGTGCAGTCTCTGAGGCATTGCCTTGTACCCAGCCGCCCTGAGGCTGCGGGAATGAGCCCATCTCCTGCTGTCAGAAGATGCAGATGTATAGAAATAAGACGGAACAGATGCCGCCATCCTTGTCCAGGGGAGATTTCACCAGGAAAGTCACGGCCAAGCCCTGATTTCAGACATATTAATCATGCAGGAGCAATGGTGAACACACGACAGGCATTGCTGGAAGAAGCTGCAGCCGTGTCACCAGGCTCAGACCAGCCCATCTTGCCCTTGCCCGCCTAACCCGGGCATGGGGAAAGGCCGGCAGCGATGCTCCCCGGCTGTGGGAACCAGGAACCCAGTGAAATGAATGGTATCGTGTGGCTTTGATGTCGATCTCTGGGGTTTTGGAGCCCTCTCTTGATTTTGGAGTCCGTGCCCTGCTCCTGACTGTTGGCTGTGCCAGGGTAGCCCCCTCTTTCCCGGCTGCCGGTGCCAGCAGTGGGATGCGGGTCGCCCCACGTCCTGCCAGCCCCATAAAGGGGAAAGCAGCCCCAAAGGGAAAAGTTTTCAACCCAAAGCAGTgggtggggggctcagggtgcccGTGGCAGAGCTGATCCCGAAGGCGAAAAGCTTTCCTCCAGGATGACGGTCCCTCTCCGCATCACccaggggaaggggctgtggggtACCCAAGCTGTGCTGTTCGTGCGGCTTGTCCCCCGGAGTTTCATCCTCTCTCAGCCGTCCCAGGCTGaactctcccccttcccccgcaTCCCCCGCCATGTGCCTGACTCATTTCCCCTGTCCTTTGGCCCCTGCTGTCCTGGCTGCCTCTGCGCAGGGACCGACCCTGGCTGAAAAGCTGATTTCACACCAAACTCCTCTGCTTGAGATTACGATCAGGGCTGGGCTTGCTCGAATGGCGTGATCTCTTCCCCCCGCTCCCCAACCTTGGCCTTTGAAAACCCAGAGGTTAAAgttaaaataaacccaaagcaCTATCTGCCTCCTTATCTGCACCCGATTTCTGCAGGTTGCACACACTTCACAATTTTCCAGCAACCCAAAAGACAAGAAGCAGCATTtaatggtggaaaaaaaagaaggaacccCAAAAGAGCAAGTAAGATTGCTCATAAATTCCTCTGCACCCCAGAGCTGGAGTCAAAAGTAATCAAAAAATTCACACCAGGGACTTGCTGGGCTCTCTGGATTTTCTCCAGGCACAAGACCCGAggctgggcagtgctggcaggATGCGGAGAGGTGGCGATGGGCAACGGGGATCAGCATCATCGGGACATGGGGGGCTCTGCTGCACCACCCTGAATCCCGCCGTGACCCAGCTCTGGGTCCCCGTGGTGtttttccccaggctgcagctATCAGCAGCTACAATCTGGTTTTGCAGCAGTGGTGACTGTTTTCACACATATTTTCTGAAACCACCTgcccagggaggaaaaaacacaaaGCGGAAGATCAATTCATTTCCCCCCAGGACCACCCCGGGGTATTTTCCTTGTGCATCCTTCCCCTGGCACTGCTCCGAGCCGGGGGAGCAGGGACCGCTGTGGTCCTTGGCGTGAGTCGCTTTTGGAAATTTCCATAAAATACTTCTGCGAATATTTCCTGGGTCAGCCGTGGGAAAGACCTTCCTCCCCGTCATCCCGCCCAGTTTGCTGTGGGGAAAATTAAAAGTGAGAAGCACTGGATGTGGCACCGGCGATGGGGATGAGCAccggctgtgtggggctggggtgagggcTGGGTCCCGCTGGCCCTTGCTGTTTTGGGGAGCCCGGGGCTCGCTTGGGGCTCACGGTAGTGGCCAGACCACGAGCCGGGCGAGGTGCCAGCCCATGGGAGCCCGGTGGTCATGCCGGAcggctgccctggctctgccggaCTGGACGTGGTGGGGggagcagggtttggggtgccggCCTTGGGGCACAGCAGCAGTGGAGGGGCTTCTGCACCCCTCCAAGCCTCGGCTGATGTTTTTCCTCCGTTTGGCACAAGATGTCAGTGCTGCCCAAGGAACGGCCGCTGGTGCCGTCCCACCGCATGGCCTGGCCGGGCCGTGGTGCTCCTCCATCGCCTTGGGGTCCCCAGCCTGGGGTGCTGCCCGGGTGCTCCCAGGGCCCGGacgtgacaccccccccccccccccccgccggcggggacCCACCGGGGCTTCTCCTGACCGATGGAGGTGCACCAAGAGCAGCAGGTCTCACCCAGCCCCGTGGCCTCGGGTCCTTCTCCTTTGGAGACACCACGAGGCTCTcaggcaccccctgccccacgggaATCACCCGGGGGGAAATCCAGGAGCATGGAAGAGGAAGGTggagggggctcagccccatCCCCGCATCCCATGGCACCGCCATCGCTGCCACTGGCcgtcctccccctccccgtggTGCgcaggggatggagagcagctCGCCTGGAGCCAGCATCCCTCGGCAGGAGATGAGATGCtccatgctgggaaaaaaaaaataggaaaggggatacagagggaaaagaagctaGGAATGAAAGAACCTAAACCCTCTACCACTCACACATGGAAagagggggggggaaccctcaAAAGAGTGTTGACAAGTCTGGAGGCTTCTGGGACCAGAAAAATAACACATCAAAGACCTCACGTATGCCTGAAGACAGATAAAAACTCTGAGCCAAAATGTTCTATGAATATTTAACTACCATCAATATTTAATTAGCAGATAGAGAGAGATTAAGAGCAAAGGGATCCATCCTCTGCGTTTGCTCCAGCCCCGCTTTGTGGGCACGTGGGGGCTCGTGGCAGCGGCGGGGGGCATggcactgcctgcagccaggctcaGTACCAAgactggggtgcagggaccccgaaggaagggaaggagcccTCCCAAAAGGAAAGGCTCTGCTTTCCTGGCCCCCCTGGGAAAGCCtgaggggctgggtgggagaggggagagataACTCGTGCATGACCTGGGTGCTGCATCTCCAAAACAGCCATCCAACAAAAATCCGCAGAAAAGTCTTTTCGGCGATTGAGGATGCTCCAAAAAGACCATCTTTGCCCACCAGCCCCCCACGTTCCGATGAATTGGCCGCCAAGGGTGGCAAATAGAGCTGGGCAGCTTCTGCAGAGACTGGGTCAGGCTCTGAGCTTTCCCAGGGCACACTCAGAGCCAAGCTGGGGGAGCTTTCAGGAGCGCAGCGCTGCTgggggctgctcagcctggggTGCTCTGCGGGGCCAGGGCGCAGGCGCCGGCCCCAGGTGGGGGCAACGCTGGAGGCgacttctccccctgccccggctccaTCCAGCTTTCGGTCCGTGCTCGCCCTCCTCCAGGCTTGAAattcccctcctgccctggtgcCTGTGAAACACCTCTGCCTCTTGGCCGCAGCCGGGGGGGCAGAAAGGTGCCTGCCTGCCCCCCaagctgccctcccctgcccacgcTGCTCGGCTGCGTGCTAATGCTTCGCCCTCGGTGTCTAAGCCATATGCGCCTGAGTGTCTAATCCACTATTAATCCCTAATGACTAATCCTTTTAGGTGACAGCAATGGCTGGGGGGGatggcgggaggggaggggatgagCACTCCGTGTGCCACTGTGGTCCCTTCCTAgaccgtgtccccatgtcccctgcgtCAGGGGACAtctcagcagcccccagcctccagCCCAACCACACGGCTCCTACCCTTCACGGGAGGCTCGTCCTGGGCCACCGTGGTCCCTGGCACGGGGATGGGCTCTGGGAGAGGGTCGAGGATGGGGAGGGCTCGCCTTGGccatccctggggctggggggagagctGGAAGGTCCCAccacagctcagccctgggctttGGGCCCCCCTCTCCCAtgctttgaggttttttccttctctgggaGCTGCCTTAGCTGGAGGGGGACTGGAGAGGGCAGTAAAAGCCAAGCCGTGATGGATTTTCCTTGCCTGCTGGGCCAGGCGCAGGCAGGACCTGGGGGATGCAGGACAGGCACATTTGTAGCACGTTTGCAGCCCCCAAATGCCTCAAAAGCTCTTCCCGGACCCTTTCCTAGCCAAACTACTGCTTGTGCAAGCGAAGCCCTTCGTGGGTGCAACCGTGAGGGTGTCTGGATCCGGGCATTTGGTCTGGACCAGGTCTCGGAGGTAAGGAtgcggggctcggggctggggctgggatggtGCCAGGGACCCCCGGCGCTGCCTCGGcccctctctccatcccagcGCTGGTCCCTACAGCCCATACTAGCCAGCTGGTGAGCCGTGGTGCCACGTCCTCTTGCAGCTCGGGACATCCTGGTGGCTTTAGTCTCCCAGCCACGGTTTTGTGGCCGACCTCATCCTCCAGCATCTCCTGAGCCATGGATGCTGCGAAATGAGGAGGTATTTCATGCCTGCTGACGGCTGCTGGCAGTGTGCAGCCAGCAAACAGCTTCGCCAGACGCTTTCGCACCAGCCGGGGAGGggatttattttcccctcttgtttTTGATATATTTGAATCAAAAGCCCTTGATGACTTTCCtccctgccacagcagctggAGCCCAGGCAAGCAGTGGGAgccggctgggctgggagcaggcacgGGGGGTCCCTGCCTTCCGTCCCCCCTGGCAAGGCAGAGCCTGAGGGGTACCCGGAGAATAAAACCAGCCTCCCAAAGCCCAGCCTGGTGTCTTTAATCACGCGCAAAGCTGAGCCCGGCCAGCGCAGGACCCAATACCCCTGCACACCCCGCAGCAGTGCTGTCACCCCACGGCAGTCCCCGGCCCCAGGAGGACAGGGATTATGCCGGATCACTCATGTAAAAAATTGCTCCTTGTCCGGTGAGGAGCCCGTTGGCAGGGGAAGCCGCGATGGGCTCCACTTGCCGCCTCGGTGCGGAGACCTGCCGGCCGGGCCCTGTGCCGCGCGGCGATGTGGCGGCGGCTGCAGTTTCCATATCTGGGCCATTCACCACTCGAGACTTTTAGCGCCCCGAGCAATGGCATGTACTGCTGATGAGTTTTTTCTGCTCCAGTAATTACAGTGAGGAATTTGTCAGAACGAGCTTTCTAAAACCTTCTTGTCTTGTTCTGATTTTACCTGGAGTGTAAAAAGTCATTAGTATGGTAAAACGGAGGCTGTGCTAAGCCAGCAAGCCATCCAGATAACGCAGTTTACATCCACTACACACTCaatatgcacaaaaaaaaaaggaaaagaaaaaaaaaaaacgctggCTTTCTATTTTACCCAGATGGAGTTTTCCGTGATTGAAATTAGCAGGATGGGAAGGCAAGTGGAGaaggtggcagggctgtgggcttGGGCACGGCTCGATGTGCCGGCTGCCGACGCCTCGCCTTCCCCACCACGGCTGCGTCTCTGGCTCCCGAGGCACGGAGGGACCCGGCTGCCGGTCCTGTCTGGGACGGGCCAGCCCTGCTATTTGGGGCAATTTGGGTTTCACCCACAACCCCTCTTTCAGGAGCTTCTCTCCTGCCTGCGAATACAAGCCCAGGTTCATTGGGTACATCCGTCGTGCTTTGGAgaggctcctgccagccccaagcCACAGTGTGCGATGGGGCTGTGCTGTCCCCCTACAAA
This DNA window, taken from Mycteria americana isolate JAX WOST 10 ecotype Jacksonville Zoo and Gardens chromosome 15, USCA_MyAme_1.0, whole genome shotgun sequence, encodes the following:
- the LOC142417561 gene encoding C-C motif chemokine 26-like — translated: MKVFSLVLLTLLLVALWTGSQGVSFRSPYGACCYKEMFIRQKIPASFIRSYEKTPSHCSRKAVRVELLKGKKYCVDPEEGWFQQYQQQKESTSSST
- the LOC142417578 gene encoding C-C motif chemokine 3-like, whose translation is MAKAAGVVCALLLLAVLCCQSLAQRAPAVPDKCCFNFQTRRIKRDNVVACYPTSPECPHQAVIFRVRSGREICAQPSRAWVKRYQQSFQVSSFSIPS